In Hydractinia symbiolongicarpus strain clone_291-10 chromosome 13, HSymV2.1, whole genome shotgun sequence, a single genomic region encodes these proteins:
- the LOC130623271 gene encoding uncharacterized protein LOC130623271, producing MKLWCVFLCLVVGAAAAPLVPTTVPETEAPTTVPETEAPTTVPETEVPTTVPETEAPTTVPETEAPTNVPETEVPTTVPETEAPTTVPETEAPTTVAETEAPTTVPETEAPTTVPETEAPTTVPETEPATTVPETEAPTTVPETEVPTTVPETEAPTTVPETEAPTTVPETEAPTTVPETEAPTTVPETESATTVPETEAPTTVPETEVPTTVPETEAPTTVPETEAPTTVPETEAPTTVPETEPATTIPETEAPTTVPETEVPTTVPETEAPTTVLETEAPTTVPETEPATTVPETEAPTTVPETEVPTTVPETEAPTTVPETEPATTIPETEAPTTFPETGAPTTVPETEAPTTVPETKAATTIPETEAPTTLPETEAPTTVAETEVPTTVPETKAATSILETEAPTTLPETEASTTVPGTEAPTTVAETEVPTTVPETEAPTTVPETKAATTIPETEAPTTLPETEAPTTVPGTEAPTTLPETDPPTTIPETEAPTNVPQTEAPTTVPGTEAPTTVPETEAPATVPETEPATTAPETEVPTTVPETEVPTTVPETEAPTTVPETEVPTTVPETEPATTVPETEAPTTVRDTEVPTTVPETEAPTTVPETEPATTVPETEAPTTFPETEAPTTVPETEVPTTVPKTEAPTTVPATEASTTVPETEAPTTVPETEAPTTVPETEAPTTVSETDAPSTARPTKPGPKGVKALGCFKDVRSDRALPHEFANVRDEIVWTDINATIEKCAKMAKKLGYKVYGIQYYGECWSSKDAEKTYNKHGPATTCWSGVGMALTNYVYGILYDIFRFRVNSLTCFFSVDQYECNNRGYVLHPNSSIIMFVQSDYNYKLKSTCENFHCAASLNGFNSIIYYGFYEMKNKGPHQVDTMNEIFDYLHLFNSTQVLNLLWKDRGKNALYEYKAPDSNSSLNNITRGCVGTFIQNEVAYVLKAIAKDDYDHLPSMTAVAVETKPIEKGCCSCYGLRFKMLETQFASRSIVWYKSKSSLKEKTFVPSTEPPTAPPTEPPTEPPTEPPTEPPTEPPTEPPTEPPTEPPTEPPTEPPTEPPTEPPTEPPTEPPTEPPTEPPTEPPTEPPTEPPTEPPTEPPTEPPTEPPTEPPTEPPTEPPTEPPTEPPTEPPTEPPTEPPTEPPTEPPTEPPTEPPTEPPTEPPTEPPTEPPTEPPTEPPTEPPTEPPTEPPTEPPTEPPTELPTEPPTEPPTEPPTEPPTEPPTEPPTEPPTEPPTEPPTEPPTEPPTEPPTEPPTEPPTEPPTEPPTEPPTESPTEPPTEPPTEPPTEPPTEPPTEPPTEPPTEPPTEPPTEPPTELPTEPPTEPPTEPPTEPPTKAPTTKSSELVATPLGCYKDQLSDRALPQQYADFRPEIVWTNMKATIKKCTDLAVERGYKVFSVQFYGECWTGADADITYDKHGPAETCWNGVGKDLTNFVYKLE from the exons ATGAAATTGTGGTGTGTATTTCTGTGCCTTGTAGTTGGTGCAGCTGCAGCTCCGTTAG TGCCAACAACAGTTCCTGAAACCGAAGCACCAACAACAGTTCCTGAAACAGAAGCGCCAACTACCGTCCCTGAAACAGAAGTGCCAACAACAGTTCCTGAAACCGAAGCACCAACAACAGTTCCTGAAACAGAAGCGCCAACTAACGTCCCTGAAACAGAAGTGCCAACAACAGTTCCTGAAACCGAAGCACCAACAACAGTTCCTGAAACAGAAGCGCCAACTACCGTCGCTGAAACAGAAGCACCAACTACTGTCCCTGAAACAGAAGCGCCAACTACTGTTCCTGAAACAGAAGCGCCAACTACTGTTCCTGAGACAGAACCTGCAACTACTGTTCCTGAAACAGAAGCGCCAACTACAGTTCCTGAAACAGAAGTGCCAACAACAGTTCCTGAAACCGAAGCACCAACAACAGTTCCTGAAACAGAAGCGCCAACTACTGTTCCTGAAACAGAAGCGCCAACTACTGTTCCTGAAACAGAAGCGCCAACTACTGTTCCTGAGACTGAATCTGCAACTACTGTTCCTGAAACAGAAGCGCCAACTACAGTTCCTGAAACAGAAGTGCCAACAACAGTTCCTGAAACCGAAGCACCAACAACAGTTCCTGAAACAGAAGCGCCAACTACTGTTCCTGAAACAGAAGCGCCAACTACTGTTCCTGAGACAGAACCTGCAACTACCATCCCTGAAACAGAAGCACCAACTACCGTCCCTGAAACAGAAGTGCCAACTACCGTCCCTGAAACCGAAGCACCAACAACAGTTCTTGAAACAGAAGCGCCAACTACCGTCCCTGAAACAGAACCAGCAACTACTGTTCCTGAAACAGAAGCACCAACTACCGTCCCTGAAACAGAAGTGCCAACTACAGTTCCTGAAACAGAAGCGCCAACTACTGTTCCTGAAACAGAACCAGCAACTACTATTCCTGAAACAGAAGCACCAACTACTTTTCCTGAAACAGGAGCGCCAACAACAGTTCCTGAAACAGAAGCGCCAACTACAGTTCCTGAAACAAAAGCGGCAACAACAATTCCTGAAACAGAAGCGCCAACAACTCTTCCTGAAACAGAAGCACCAACTACCGTCGCTGAAACAGAAGTGCCAACTACAGTTCCTGAAACAAAAGCGGCAACATCAATTCTTGAAACAGAAGCGCCAACAACTCTTCCTGAAACAGAAGCATCAACTACCGTACCTGGAACAGAAGCACCAACTACCGTCGCTGAAACAGAAGTGCCAACTACAGTTCCTGAAACAGAAGCGCCAACTACAGTTCCTGAAACAAAAGCGGCAACAACAATTCCTGAAACAGAAGCGCCAACAACTCTTCCTGAAACAGAAGCACCAACTACCGTACCTGGAACAGAAGCACCAACTACCCTACCAGAAACAGACCCGCCAACCACCATCCCTGAAACAGAAGCACCAACCAATGTTCCTCAGACAGAAGCTCCAACTACTGTCCCTGGAACAGAAGCACCAACCACTGTTCCTGAAACGGAGGCGCCAGCAACTGTTCCTGAAACAGAACCAGCAACCACCGCTCCTGAAACAGAAGTACCAACAACCGTCCCTGAAACAGAAGTGCCAACTACCGTCCCTGAAACCGAAGCACCAACAACAGTTCCAGAAACAGAAGTGCCAACCACCGTCCCTGAAACAGAACCAGCAACTACTGTTCCTGAAACAGAAGCACCAACTACCGTCCGTGATACAGAAGTGCCAACTACAGTTCCTGAAACAGAAGCGCCAACTACTGTTCCTGAAACAGAACCAGCAACTACTGTTCCTGAAACAGAGGCACCAACTACTTTTCCTGAAACAGAAGCGCCAACAACAGTTCCTGAAACAGAAGTGCCAACTACTGTTCCTAAGACAGAAGCACCAACTACCGTTCCTGCAACAGAAGCTTCAACTACCGTCCCTGAAACAGAAGCGCCAACAACAGTTCCTGAAACAGAAGCGCCAACTACAGTTCCTGAAACAGAAGCGCCAACTACTGTTTCTGAAACAGATGCGCCATCAACAGCAAGGCCAACTAAACCTGGGC CAAAAGGTGTAAAGGCGTTAGGTTGCTTTAAAGATGTTAGAAGCGATAGAGCTCTTCCTCACGAATTTGCCAACGTAAGAGATGAAATTGTGTGGACAGATATTAATGCGACTATCGAGAAATGTGCTAAGATGGCGAAAAAATTAG GTTACAAGGTATATGGCATTCAGTATTACGGTGAATGCTGGAGTAGCAAGGATGCTGAAAAAACATACAACAAACACGGACCAGCAACCACGTGCTGGAGTGGTGTGGGCATGGCACTGACCAACTATGTGTATGGTATTTTAT atGAC ATTTTCCGTTTCCGAGTTAATTCGTTAACTTGCTTTTTTTCTG TCGACCAGTATGAATGTAACAATCGTGGGTACGTCTTACACCCAAATAGTTCTATAATTATGTTTGTTCAA TCTGATTATAATTACAAATTAAAATCAACATGCGAGAACTTTCACTGCGCAGCTAG TTTAAATGGTTTTAATTCGATTATTTATTATGGCTTTtacgaaatgaaaaataaagGTCCACATCAAGTTGACACTATGAATGAGATATTTGATTATTTGCATTTGTTTAACTCAACACAAGTTCTAAACCTGCTTTGGAAGGACAGGGGGAAA AATGCTTTATATGAATATAAGG CACCTGACAGCAACAGCTCT CTAAACAATATAACGAGAGGTTGTGTTGGCACTTTTATTCAAAACGAGGTTGCATACGTCTTAAAGG CCATTgccaaagatgattacgatcattTGCCGTCCATGACCGCTGTggctgtcgaaac AAAACCGATAGAAAAAGGTTGTTGTTCGTGTTATGGGTTGCGCTTTAAGATGCTTGAGACACAAT TTGCAAGCCGTTCAATag TTTGGTATAAATCGAAGTcttctttaaaagaaaaaacct TTGTGCCATCAACGGAACCTCCAACCGCGCCACCAACCGAACCTCCAACTGAGCCACCAACCGAACCTCCAACCGAGCCACCAACTGAGCCTCCAACCGAGCCACCAACCGAGCCCCCAACTGAGCCACCAACTGAACCACCAACTGAACCACCAACCGAGCCACCAACCGAGCCACCAACCGAACCACCAACCGAGCCACCAACCGAGCCACCAACCGAGCCACCAACTGAGCCACCAACAGAACCTCCAACTGAGCCACCAACCGAGCCACCAACTGAACCTCCAACGGAACCACCAACTGAACCTCCAACTGAACCTCCAACGGAACCTCCAACCGAGCCACCAACCGAGCCACCAACCGAGCCACCAACTGAGCCTCCAACCGAGCCACCAACCGAGCCACCAACCGAGCCACCAACTGAGCCACCAACTGAACCACCAACCGAGCCACCAACCGAGCCACCAACCGAACCACCAACCGAGCCACCAACCGAGCCACCAACCGAGCCACCAACCGAGCCACCAACTGAGCCACCAACAGAACCTCCAACAGAACCACCAACTGAACCTCCAACTGAACCTCCAACGGAACTTCCAACCGAGCCACCAACCGAACCTCCAACTGAACCTCCAACTGAACCTCCAACTGAACCTCCAACTGAGCCACCAACTGAACCTCCAACTGAGCCACCAACCGAACCACCAACCGAACCACCAACCGAGCCACCAACCGAGCCACCAACCGAGCCACCAACCGAACCACCAACCGAACCACCAACCGAGCCACCAACTGAACCTCCAACTGAATCTCCAACTGAACCTCCAACTGAACCTCCAACGGAACCTCCAACTGAACCTCCAACTGAACCTCCAACTGAACCTCCAACTGAACCTCCAACTGAGCCACCAACTGAGCCACCAACTGAGCCACCAACCGAACTTCCAACCGAGCCACCAACCGAACCGCCAACCGAGCCACCAACTGAGCCACCAACTAAAGCACCAACCACTAAGA GTTCCGAACTGGTTGCCACACCTCTAGGTTGCTATAAGGATCAACTCTCTGATCGTGCTCTTCCACAGCAGTATGCTGACTTTCGACCTGAAATTGTTTGGACAAATATGAAAGCTACAATTAAGAAGTGCACTGATTTGGCTGTGGAACGAG GATATAAAGTGTTCTCTGTTCAGTTTTATGGGGAATGCTGGACAGGAGCTGATGCGGATATAACCTACGACAAACATGGTCCTGCAGAAACCTGTTGGAATGGAGTGGGAAAAGATCTAACAAATTTTGTATACAAACTAGAGTAA
- the LOC130623890 gene encoding uncharacterized protein LOC130623890: MKLLSLVSFICICFNCSAFGIIDNVPHSKLSVSRRSNDQQVIIETGKHNKTKIKTKNKARTKASLEEEVEKHSNCYKTFYWCRGQARDVKAKLKCFRPFRVCVEYNCKEATSCNANELTCDEYSTNNKEILKCYSDIWLHCIRQRCPMNM; encoded by the exons ATGAAGTTGCTCTCACTGGTCAGTTTCATCTGCATATGTTTTAACTGCTCAG CATTTGGTATAATAGACAATGTTCCTCATTCTAAATTGAGCGTTTCCAGAAGATCCAACGACCAGCAGGTGATTATAGAAACTGGaaaacacaacaaaacaaaaattaaaacaaaaaataaagccaGAACGAAAGCATCGCTTGAAGAAGAAGTTGAAAAACATAGCAAT TGCTACAAAACGTTCTATTGGTGTAGAGGACAAGCAAGAGATGTAAAAGCAAAGTTGAAATGTTTCAGACCATTTAGAGTATGCGTGGAATATAATTGTAAAGAAGCCACATCG TGTAATGCCAATGAATTGACATGTGATGAATATTCTACGAACAACAAagaaattttgaaatgttataGCGACATCTGGTTGCATTGCATACGTCAAAGATGTCCAATGAATATGTAA